From Actinomyces sp. oral taxon 171 str. F0337, one genomic window encodes:
- a CDS encoding enterochelin esterase domain-containing protein yields the protein MVEATFLWRDDQQHGASPSVLIHLNTLTDNHRTHIAPAIAARVPGTGWWALHILLPQDALLGYRTVVTRDPLPDDAGAQRESWKRVHALGRPDPFNSDSLHDGFGLVSSMWQGPKALLHPDWRISSDAPTDRAPICPRGERDGYDIRFDLEDAALRDFDEPHDPRRRVTLWRGCRVPESSGGRCERGLLVLLDGNIWRGNDAVDHLAPRSSRWDLLLIDSGGLAMRSRDLSDPRRSRELLRRCLQAARRATGDRDSATDSPSDGGGEYLWPPQRIVVAGQSLGGVAAADFVLHRPELATRAVVQSGSFWLGSDHRGEGEGDVLTWLRRRAETRRTSAGSWEQEDLDAHNGGSLKARMVVQCGVHESGLQRAARTAAALLKAEGTLIEYWEERGGHDYAWWRHGLSWGLDAHEQDLDLSDRTT from the coding sequence ATGGTGGAGGCGACCTTCCTGTGGCGCGACGACCAGCAGCACGGCGCTAGTCCCAGCGTTCTCATCCATCTCAACACCCTGACGGACAACCATCGCACCCACATCGCTCCGGCGATCGCCGCCCGGGTCCCCGGAACCGGCTGGTGGGCGCTTCACATACTGCTGCCCCAGGATGCTCTTCTGGGCTACCGGACCGTCGTGACCCGTGACCCGCTCCCTGACGACGCCGGCGCCCAGCGCGAGTCCTGGAAGCGCGTTCACGCACTGGGGCGGCCGGACCCCTTCAACTCCGACAGTCTGCACGACGGCTTCGGCCTCGTCTCCTCGATGTGGCAGGGGCCCAAGGCCCTGCTGCACCCGGACTGGAGGATCAGCTCGGACGCTCCGACAGATCGGGCACCCATCTGTCCCCGCGGTGAGCGCGACGGGTACGACATCAGGTTCGACCTGGAGGACGCGGCGCTCAGGGACTTCGATGAGCCGCACGATCCCAGGCGCCGAGTCACGCTGTGGCGCGGGTGCCGTGTCCCGGAATCCTCTGGTGGGCGGTGCGAGCGCGGCCTACTGGTCCTGCTCGACGGCAACATCTGGCGCGGTAACGACGCCGTCGATCACCTGGCTCCCAGATCCAGCCGCTGGGATCTGCTGCTCATCGACTCCGGCGGCCTGGCGATGCGCTCGCGCGACCTGTCGGATCCGAGGCGCAGCAGAGAGCTGCTCCGCCGTTGCCTGCAGGCGGCACGCCGAGCGACCGGCGACAGGGACAGCGCGACCGACTCACCATCTGACGGCGGTGGTGAGTACCTATGGCCTCCGCAGCGGATCGTGGTGGCCGGTCAGTCCTTGGGAGGGGTCGCGGCAGCCGACTTCGTTCTGCACCGTCCAGAGCTGGCCACCCGCGCGGTTGTCCAGTCCGGCTCCTTCTGGCTCGGCTCGGATCATCGCGGCGAGGGTGAGGGGGATGTACTGACCTGGCTGCGCCGTCGTGCTGAGACGCGGAGGACCTCAGCCGGATCGTGGGAGCAGGAGGACCTGGATGCCCACAACGGCGGCAGTCTGAAGGCTCGGATGGTGGTTCAGTGCGGAGTCCATGAAAGCGGCCTGCAACGTGCTGCTCGAACAGCGGCGGCGCTCCTCAAGGCGGAGGGGACGCTCATCGAGTACTGGGAGGAGCGCGGCGGCCATGACTACGCCTGGTGGCGTCACGGTCTGTCGTGGGGACTCGATGCTCACGAACAGGATCTGGATCTGAGCGACCGGACCACCTGA
- a CDS encoding ABC transporter substrate-binding protein, translating into MSSSSSHRPQSSDSSSSVPPDGEVVDSQEVTAENAAAILAADDGIDDPDANETDQTRRGMPSRRTLLTIGGIAAAAVVGTSAFLTIRRTNQGVIGAHEALPLVIGGDICAAPLYAAYHQGFFDDAGLKVTLARTQQTEDTKDGVGAGKYVGAPGIFFSWLEPIYNGLNARLTAGLHAGCLRLVVGKDSPYQKLADLKGATIGVPSLSSSAFAYFAIGLSEAGINVNPDGGDITWRTIDADSLGTALTDGQVDAVMGSDPGPLLPVFKGKARELANNDAEEFCCSVALNGDFVRQQPKEAKALTEAWLKGSAYVPDHIEEIAKIEVDNDYVAADQDVVVRVLKTYGFNASASRFRAAIEPGIEKFKGTGFISSDVSARKLTDTVVADLGIKD; encoded by the coding sequence ATGTCCTCCTCGTCCTCCCACCGGCCCCAGTCCTCCGACTCCTCGTCCTCCGTTCCACCGGACGGCGAGGTTGTGGATTCTCAGGAGGTCACGGCTGAGAACGCCGCCGCAATCCTGGCAGCCGATGACGGCATCGATGACCCTGACGCCAATGAGACGGACCAGACGCGTCGCGGTATGCCCTCACGGCGCACGCTGCTCACGATTGGGGGGATCGCAGCCGCTGCCGTGGTCGGTACCAGTGCGTTCCTGACGATTCGACGCACCAACCAGGGAGTGATCGGGGCCCACGAGGCACTCCCCCTGGTGATCGGTGGCGACATCTGCGCCGCACCGCTCTACGCCGCCTACCACCAGGGCTTCTTCGACGATGCGGGGCTGAAGGTCACGCTGGCACGCACCCAGCAGACCGAGGACACCAAGGACGGCGTAGGCGCCGGTAAGTACGTTGGCGCTCCGGGAATCTTCTTCTCCTGGCTGGAGCCGATCTACAACGGCCTCAACGCCAGACTCACCGCAGGGCTCCACGCCGGCTGCCTGCGCCTGGTGGTGGGCAAGGACTCCCCGTATCAGAAGCTGGCTGATCTGAAAGGCGCCACCATCGGCGTGCCGTCACTGTCGTCATCCGCCTTCGCCTACTTCGCGATCGGACTGTCCGAGGCCGGCATCAACGTCAACCCGGACGGAGGTGACATCACGTGGCGCACAATCGATGCGGACTCCTTGGGGACCGCACTGACTGACGGCCAGGTGGACGCCGTCATGGGTTCTGACCCCGGGCCGCTGCTTCCCGTCTTCAAGGGTAAAGCCCGAGAGCTGGCCAACAACGACGCTGAGGAGTTCTGCTGCTCGGTAGCACTCAACGGGGACTTCGTACGTCAGCAGCCCAAGGAGGCCAAGGCTCTGACAGAGGCATGGCTGAAGGGCTCGGCCTACGTGCCCGACCACATCGAGGAGATCGCCAAGATCGAGGTCGACAACGACTACGTCGCCGCGGACCAGGACGTCGTCGTCCGAGTGCTCAAGACATACGGGTTCAATGCCTCGGCCTCCAGGTTCCGAGCCGCGATCGAACCCGGCATCGAGAAGTTTAAGGGAACCGGCTTCATCTCATCCGACGTCTCCGCCCGGAAGCTGACCGACACCGTCGTCGCCGACCTCGGCATCAAGGACTGA